A section of the Cuniculiplasma divulgatum genome encodes:
- the prpB gene encoding methylisocitrate lyase produces MSVLRDNINSGPSELRKILKNGFCVAPGVFNGVSAILAERSGFNALYLSGSGVAGNMGLPDLSVTTLTEVAEEVRRITAVTRLPLIVDIDTGFGETINVIRTVREMEHAGASAIHIEDQVLPKRCGHLNGKRIVPEDDMVLKIKAAVSARKNMDFVIIARTDARSVNGLDDAIERSREYLRAGADMIFTEALESRSEFERFASEVKAPLLANMTEFGKSPLLSVEEIKEIGYRAVIFPLTAFRAMLKTVEYVYSDLKKSGTQRDFMERLMTRSEYYDVIGYDEYEKEDRELADSN; encoded by the coding sequence ATGTCAGTTTTAAGAGATAATATAAACTCAGGGCCCTCAGAACTCAGGAAGATACTGAAGAACGGCTTCTGTGTTGCACCGGGCGTCTTCAACGGTGTGTCCGCAATTCTTGCCGAGAGGTCGGGATTCAATGCTCTCTACCTCTCGGGATCTGGCGTGGCAGGAAACATGGGACTTCCTGACCTTTCTGTAACAACATTAACTGAAGTGGCAGAGGAAGTTAGAAGGATCACTGCGGTCACCAGGCTTCCTCTCATTGTGGACATTGATACAGGTTTTGGTGAAACAATTAATGTTATCCGCACAGTCAGGGAAATGGAGCACGCAGGGGCAAGCGCCATTCATATTGAGGACCAGGTTCTTCCCAAGAGATGCGGCCACCTGAACGGCAAGAGGATAGTCCCCGAAGACGATATGGTGCTGAAGATAAAGGCTGCAGTTTCCGCAAGGAAGAACATGGATTTTGTCATCATTGCAAGAACAGATGCGCGATCGGTAAATGGCCTGGATGATGCAATTGAAAGGTCCAGAGAATACCTCAGGGCAGGGGCAGATATGATCTTCACTGAGGCCCTGGAATCCAGATCAGAATTTGAAAGGTTTGCCTCCGAAGTAAAAGCCCCACTGCTGGCCAATATGACTGAATTTGGCAAGAGCCCGCTTCTTTCTGTTGAGGAGATAAAGGAGATCGGCTACCGGGCTGTGATTTTTCCCCTGACAGCATTCAGGGCCATGCTGAAAACCGTTGAATATGTCTACTCAGACCTGAAGAAGTCCGGCACCCAGAGGGATTTCATGGAACGCCTCATGACCAGGTCAGAATACTATGACGTCATAGGATACGATGAGTACGAGAAGGAAGACAGGGAACTTGCAGACAGTAACTGA
- a CDS encoding MmgE/PrpD family protein, with amino-acid sequence MDAVIAKIIEHSDEIRRSHIPSDVSEEMKKRIADSIITSFGARDAPPVRIEKKVFLPLSGNLSSRVYFGAGRATPDIAAFINGSMTRYLDYNDTYLSKEALHPSDNIPPLLAIADAMDYDGKAVLEAASLAYDVVGSLADAVSIRDRGWDHVTYISISAASGLANLMDMDVKKFENAISLSLNNSISMRQTRAGELSMWKGCTASDASRNAVFAALLASEGFTGPSPVFTGEMGFFKQVSGEFSLELGFGKVLRTMIKNFPVEYHAMSAAEVALNIRSKVKGEIKRIDVETFQVAYSIIIKDPEKLRPRTRETADHSMPYIVAYTLLHGAPNPESYSDDLLHDSRILGLIDRSSYRVTERFNRMYPDYLPVKITVEAENGTFTEEMDAPKGHFRKPYTWDDLKAKGERVMGPENSAILMDFMKSFQKHQVRELMEVISDVSFKR; translated from the coding sequence ATGGATGCAGTCATAGCTAAAATTATTGAGCATTCGGATGAAATCAGAAGGTCCCATATTCCCTCAGATGTCTCCGAGGAGATGAAAAAAAGAATTGCGGATTCCATAATCACCTCATTTGGTGCAAGGGATGCACCTCCTGTCAGGATAGAGAAGAAAGTGTTCCTTCCACTCTCCGGCAATCTTTCATCACGAGTTTATTTTGGAGCCGGAAGGGCCACTCCGGATATTGCAGCCTTCATAAACGGATCCATGACCAGGTACCTGGACTACAACGACACTTACCTCTCCAAGGAGGCGTTGCATCCCTCTGACAACATACCCCCTCTGCTTGCAATTGCTGATGCCATGGATTATGATGGCAAGGCAGTTCTTGAAGCTGCCTCCCTGGCTTATGATGTTGTAGGGTCTCTTGCTGATGCAGTTTCAATAAGGGACAGGGGCTGGGATCACGTAACGTACATTTCAATATCGGCAGCTTCTGGCCTCGCCAACCTGATGGATATGGACGTGAAGAAATTCGAGAATGCCATCAGCCTTTCACTCAACAACAGCATAAGCATGAGGCAGACAAGGGCCGGGGAGCTCAGCATGTGGAAGGGCTGTACCGCGTCCGATGCTTCCAGGAATGCTGTTTTTGCTGCTCTTCTGGCTTCTGAGGGTTTCACGGGACCATCGCCAGTCTTCACTGGCGAGATGGGGTTCTTCAAGCAGGTATCCGGAGAATTCTCGCTGGAGCTTGGATTCGGCAAGGTCCTTCGCACAATGATAAAGAATTTTCCGGTGGAATACCATGCAATGAGCGCTGCAGAGGTTGCCCTGAATATCAGGAGTAAAGTAAAAGGTGAGATAAAGAGAATTGATGTTGAAACATTCCAGGTTGCCTACAGCATTATCATAAAGGATCCAGAGAAGCTGAGGCCAAGAACAAGGGAGACTGCTGATCACAGCATGCCCTATATCGTTGCTTACACCCTGCTTCACGGCGCACCAAATCCAGAATCATACAGCGACGATCTTCTTCACGATTCCCGTATTCTGGGTTTAATCGACAGATCCTCGTACAGGGTGACAGAAAGATTCAACAGGATGTACCCTGATTATCTGCCTGTTAAGATCACTGTTGAGGCAGAGAACGGAACATTCACTGAAGAGATGGATGCCCCCAAGGGGCATTTCAGGAAGCCTTACACCTGGGATGACCTGAAAGCAAAGGGCGAGAGAGTGATGGGGCCCGAGAACTCAGCCATACTGATGGATTTCATGAAAAGTTTCCAGAAGCACCAGGTAAGGGAATTAATGGAGGTGATTTCCGATGTCAGTTTTAAGAGATAA